The following coding sequences are from one Ruminococcus flavefaciens AE3010 window:
- a CDS encoding type II secretion system protein — MEKQNKSTLKGFTLVELLVVMAIFSILMTAALALTTPVSNMYKNTALSEKTYSLSHNIQEYIQGTLEYADNLYIYTSDELGTEYSTDLYKLAEEYRKSHYDGLVTSDDGSNSRFVRGKIYIMRLMNNADAAKGIPAGQITLREYRFENNQEITSDVTETPMLNSTYFDAGDSNYSFSYALGASKLVGAPVPAGGDSDSYYKALKTDKNNTDIGITRKNLSISIVLDKDPSRQGYVDVSGANSYRAFKSPVAVQIANLPLTNINSRTGVNPTGVPRVRYNDPTAKDTLRLQKDNTTPPECGEAFRAKFNTKVDFTNDIYFVFSYADELK; from the coding sequence ATGGAAAAGCAAAATAAATCAACGCTCAAGGGCTTTACCCTTGTAGAGCTGCTTGTTGTTATGGCGATCTTCTCAATTCTTATGACCGCTGCACTTGCTCTTACAACGCCTGTATCGAATATGTACAAGAATACGGCGCTGTCAGAAAAGACGTACTCGCTGTCACATAATATACAGGAATATATCCAGGGTACTCTTGAGTATGCCGATAACCTGTATATCTATACATCAGATGAGCTTGGTACAGAGTATTCTACAGATCTGTATAAGCTTGCTGAAGAGTACAGAAAGTCACATTATGACGGACTCGTTACTTCTGATGACGGTTCAAACAGCAGATTTGTCAGAGGCAAGATCTATATAATGCGTCTTATGAACAATGCTGATGCTGCAAAGGGCATCCCGGCAGGACAGATCACACTTCGTGAGTACCGCTTTGAGAACAATCAGGAAATAACATCTGATGTTACTGAAACTCCTATGCTCAATTCCACATACTTTGACGCAGGAGATTCAAACTACAGCTTCAGTTATGCACTTGGTGCTTCAAAGCTCGTTGGTGCTCCTGTTCCTGCAGGCGGCGACAGTGATTCTTACTACAAGGCACTGAAGACCGATAAGAATAACACAGACATCGGTATAACACGAAAGAATCTTTCGATATCAATCGTTCTTGACAAGGATCCGAGCAGACAGGGTTATGTTGATGTATCAGGAGCAAACAGCTACAGAGCTTTCAAGTCTCCTGTTGCAGTACAGATCGCAAACCTGCCCCTTACAAATATCAACTCAAGAACAGGTGTTAACCCGACAGGTGTTCCGAGAGTAAGATATAATGATCCAACAGCAAAGGATACATTAAGATTACAGAAGGATAATACAACACCTCCCGAGTGCGGAGAGGCATTCCGTGCTAAGTTCAATACAAAGGTAGATTTCACAAACGATATTTACTTTGTATTCTCTTATGCAGATGAACTTAAATAA
- a CDS encoding PulJ/GspJ family protein, whose protein sequence is MKKVNKKLKGMTLVEMIISIAIFAIMGGLLILVGTHIDATNRATNVLKNKVSTESPYAANQIKDYTNKANQPATLPASDVEVEVKVGSSDVKMKAKKYATEDLVTDSLSDADKAAVQKKANGNLNLQFIEVEPVTTTATGTTTTGTTTTATTTTTA, encoded by the coding sequence ATGAAAAAAGTTAATAAAAAACTCAAGGGCATGACTCTGGTTGAAATGATAATTTCTATCGCTATCTTTGCGATCATGGGCGGACTGCTCATACTTGTAGGTACTCACATCGATGCCACAAACAGAGCTACAAATGTTCTGAAAAACAAGGTATCCACTGAGTCACCCTACGCTGCTAATCAGATCAAGGATTATACCAACAAGGCAAATCAGCCTGCAACACTGCCCGCAAGCGATGTTGAGGTAGAGGTCAAGGTCGGCAGCTCAGACGTAAAGATGAAGGCAAAGAAGTATGCTACAGAGGATCTCGTTACCGACAGTCTCAGCGATGCCGATAAGGCAGCTGTACAGAAAAAGGCCAACGGTAACCTGAATCTTCAGTTCATTGAGGTCGAGCCGGTTACAACTACGGCTACAGGAACTACTACGACCGGAACGACCACAACAGCAACTACTACAACTACGGCGTAA
- a CDS encoding polymer-forming cytoskeletal protein — translation MKTEKRNKLRGTVLFTVVAVMALLIIFLTGTLALATASSNRAHKSYSSSQASYTAKTAISGFTEAMSRDSNIAKTVVSLGVDSNPSVIYPEVRINKGSAVDKSVGLIGYWDNNGKWQDNKIIVEKVNSTGTDQYYYDLKQGSETYGKWVKVDMVKITATARVAKEEATVTAYIKKRPEEKNTESPSLPTGIKGFNTVGDGNFRNGGRFTGGLGIGLKSNVKNEYVLHNACEIDTTLTFINGDVRAGTSTFAIDVHDSGERPVSETIINGNLYLANGQDATNPLVQLNYKMNSNYRQQQIPYLYIDGVLSFGSQCTLVAAADNDHKSPYNIFVGTLMANRNDYRCDSGDLYMMDEYTGDDNVYSDVFLGEQYVWNQSTNQNDILPAKRDVIKGDNYYGNGGTSYLYKWVNSVYNKTINQNESYGGSMYCNGRLHISNVNYVEGDVRVKGDCYVDGNTTIKGDLVVGGALHVNGSLTARRIFCDNVGTYGGTSGNVTAETFTTVNNTLHIPDELKPYGNNLSELSAYEVEFPKRSFFVWDPAAHKDSAGNMMLIDGNEANDSYVLYYSWKEEYAPGMKIYMDKELRTFKYIYGDETFEEDGYEFVGTVDETLDALLASESFLRDDVTTDVVKTFLDKPIYSSELPKVDGETRTWYYVMPKYVRDDNSGQPLFRETSIRTDSEKGYYIVEGNTDHKFITQLPYYTLVTYDGQETNTVVSGSTTIYSDTEPHNIVDADYVRRASTPTEQTVVNSNIYKYASYGEPAYPVKMERTAIYADKSKKTKIVRTLTEVREEMNLDNLEKSYPKDVPASYKTDAEGNIEYDGSDASKRNTTITKSCTIKNDVDNVKITINPQGKTIWVILENVTMKNGADIFVDLIQTDDAGNKFEAGKVCFLVKGMLYLSNQNSIVNKEVTTGGPYFCKNCPSDTFDYTKDWGMEFYGTEQDTSKGIPGSTIQMTNLSTITGAFRCPYTNFACMQKGKWTVKYIDEYGVDWSKKAGGQTRGADLTSGAPPIIGNALFKDVLQQDSSGNDLGMNEFGMYYTQCGQGGSAIGNSNNNTKVTTSEGVFDILYFSGV, via the coding sequence ATGAAAACAGAGAAAAGAAACAAATTGCGCGGCACGGTACTGTTTACCGTAGTCGCTGTAATGGCACTTCTTATAATTTTTCTGACGGGTACTCTTGCGCTTGCAACAGCTTCAAGTAACAGAGCGCATAAATCCTACTCGTCATCACAGGCAAGTTATACTGCTAAAACAGCTATTTCAGGTTTTACAGAGGCTATGTCAAGAGACAGCAACATTGCAAAAACTGTTGTGTCTCTTGGTGTAGATTCAAATCCCTCTGTAATATATCCTGAAGTAAGGATCAATAAGGGCAGCGCTGTGGATAAGAGCGTTGGTCTGATCGGTTATTGGGACAATAACGGCAAATGGCAGGATAACAAGATCATCGTAGAGAAGGTCAACAGCACAGGCACAGATCAGTATTACTATGATCTCAAGCAGGGCTCCGAGACCTACGGCAAGTGGGTCAAGGTCGATATGGTAAAGATAACAGCTACTGCCCGTGTGGCAAAGGAAGAAGCAACTGTTACTGCTTATATCAAGAAGAGACCTGAAGAGAAGAATACTGAAAGCCCTTCGCTTCCTACAGGAATCAAGGGATTCAATACCGTCGGTGACGGTAACTTCAGAAACGGCGGCAGATTTACAGGCGGTCTCGGTATCGGCCTTAAATCAAATGTCAAGAACGAATATGTTCTTCACAATGCTTGCGAGATCGACACTACACTTACATTCATTAACGGCGATGTAAGAGCCGGTACATCAACATTTGCTATTGATGTTCATGATTCAGGCGAAAGACCCGTGTCAGAGACTATCATCAACGGTAACCTTTATCTGGCAAACGGTCAGGATGCAACAAATCCTCTGGTACAGCTGAATTATAAGATGAACAGTAATTACAGACAGCAGCAGATACCTTACCTTTATATTGACGGTGTTCTCTCATTCGGTTCACAGTGTACATTAGTTGCAGCTGCCGACAATGATCACAAGTCACCGTACAATATCTTTGTGGGTACATTAATGGCTAACAGAAACGATTATCGCTGTGACTCAGGCGATCTCTATATGATGGATGAGTACACAGGCGACGATAACGTATACAGCGATGTATTCCTTGGCGAGCAGTATGTTTGGAATCAGTCAACAAATCAAAATGATATTCTTCCTGCTAAAAGAGACGTTATCAAGGGTGATAACTACTACGGCAACGGCGGAACATCATATCTTTATAAGTGGGTTAATTCCGTATATAACAAGACAATAAACCAGAATGAATCATACGGCGGCAGCATGTACTGCAACGGAAGACTTCACATTTCAAATGTTAACTATGTTGAGGGCGATGTCCGCGTAAAGGGTGATTGCTATGTTGACGGCAATACAACTATCAAGGGCGACCTTGTTGTCGGCGGAGCTCTCCATGTTAACGGTTCTCTGACTGCAAGAAGAATCTTCTGCGACAATGTTGGTACATACGGCGGTACATCCGGTAATGTAACAGCTGAAACATTCACTACAGTAAATAATACTCTTCATATCCCCGATGAGCTCAAGCCATACGGAAATAACCTCAGCGAGCTTTCTGCTTATGAGGTAGAGTTCCCGAAGCGCAGCTTCTTCGTATGGGATCCTGCTGCTCATAAAGATTCAGCAGGCAATATGATGCTTATAGACGGCAACGAGGCAAATGATTCATATGTTCTTTACTATTCATGGAAGGAAGAATACGCTCCCGGCATGAAGATATATATGGACAAGGAATTGAGAACATTCAAGTACATATATGGCGATGAGACATTTGAAGAAGATGGCTATGAGTTTGTCGGAACAGTTGACGAGACCCTTGATGCTCTGTTGGCATCAGAGTCATTCCTCAGAGATGATGTAACTACAGATGTAGTTAAGACATTCTTAGATAAGCCTATATATTCAAGTGAGCTTCCTAAGGTGGACGGTGAGACAAGAACATGGTATTACGTAATGCCTAAGTATGTCCGCGATGACAACAGCGGTCAGCCTCTTTTCCGTGAGACTTCAATAAGAACAGATTCCGAAAAGGGCTATTACATCGTTGAAGGCAATACAGACCATAAGTTTATTACTCAGCTTCCGTATTACACATTAGTTACTTATGACGGACAGGAAACAAATACAGTAGTTTCAGGTTCAACAACAATTTACAGTGATACAGAGCCGCATAATATAGTAGATGCGGATTATGTAAGAAGAGCTTCTACACCAACAGAGCAGACAGTTGTAAACAGCAACATTTACAAATATGCTTCATACGGTGAGCCAGCATATCCTGTAAAGATGGAAAGAACTGCAATTTATGCAGACAAGAGCAAAAAGACCAAGATCGTAAGAACTCTTACCGAAGTAAGAGAAGAAATGAATCTTGATAATCTCGAAAAGTCATATCCAAAGGATGTTCCTGCAAGTTACAAGACTGATGCAGAGGGCAATATTGAATATGACGGAAGCGATGCTTCAAAGAGAAATACAACGATCACAAAGAGCTGTACTATCAAAAATGATGTTGATAACGTAAAGATAACGATCAATCCACAGGGCAAGACCATATGGGTCATTCTTGAAAATGTTACCATGAAGAATGGTGCAGATATCTTTGTTGATCTTATTCAGACTGATGACGCCGGCAACAAGTTCGAGGCAGGAAAGGTTTGCTTCCTTGTAAAGGGTATGCTTTACCTGTCAAATCAGAACTCAATAGTTAACAAGGAAGTTACTACAGGCGGTCCATACTTCTGCAAGAACTGCCCAAGTGACACATTCGATTACACCAAGGACTGGGGCATGGAATTCTACGGTACTGAGCAGGATACTTCAAAGGGTATCCCCGGCTCAACTATCCAGATGACAAACTTGTCTACTATAACAGGTGCATTCAGATGTCCTTATACTAACTTTGCATGTATGCAGAAGGGTAAATGGACTGTTAAGTATATTGACGAGTATGGTGTTGACTGGTCAAAGAAGGCAGGCGGACAGACCAGAGGAGCTGATCTTACAAGTGGTGCACCGCCTATCATCGGTAACGCTCTCTTCAAGGACGTTCTCCAGCAGGATTCAAGCGGAAATGATCTTGGCATGAATGAATTCGGTATGTACTATACACAGTGCGGTCAGGGCGGAAGCGCTATCGGCAACTCAAACAACAATACAAAGGTTACTACTTCCGAGGGTGTATTTGATATACTTTACTTCTCAGGAGTATAA
- the pilM gene encoding pilus assembly protein PilM: MLSFDITDRNIRVVKGVESNGKIKISSAATVNVEEGLIVNGHVKDVPAVATLINNVLKMHRMPDKEAIVSISSNLTIFKEMTVAKGRGQDLQKTVKLQMQAELNLDDSYSVSYIIVGDADSRDVNEPSYKILATACPYEIVNSYREVFKLLSISLRSVMIGCNCITKVLLADTKIKSKMPLLAVQIDNNFISLNLYEQGQLSFSRFASIDAADYGYSDDYVFEAVNENIFRMLQFHRSRNTGESIENVIFYGDTHEYVRLTDELEKLDLKTSLINVPPQIHGHENLEFSLYANAIGAMFKRNREIEKINLLDTDFSTAVKNRVGGKNNDSMGSIILLASLLVAGLVVGGTWGVLKLKGNSINKDIRECNEFIESPDTQKKLEHQARLLGVEDTVKAYATKMTNASDAYKSMPQIEGKAYDEIEKILKKTLEDAKVEFKEDNDKIVQPQYSDGIISFNVSCDGVKDDYAQKVPADFVKNLLESDLFEAAGYKGYSAAVVKEEGKEDRVSIAFQSSVRLVGANDITANSGNSSEEEK, encoded by the coding sequence ATGCTTTCATTTGATATCACTGATAGAAATATACGAGTTGTTAAGGGCGTTGAAAGCAACGGTAAGATCAAGATCAGCTCCGCTGCTACTGTAAACGTTGAGGAAGGACTTATCGTTAACGGACACGTTAAGGATGTTCCAGCAGTTGCTACCCTTATAAACAACGTACTTAAAATGCACAGAATGCCTGACAAGGAAGCGATCGTTTCGATCTCCTCCAACCTTACGATCTTCAAGGAAATGACAGTTGCCAAGGGCAGAGGTCAGGATCTCCAGAAGACAGTTAAGCTCCAGATGCAGGCAGAGCTCAACCTCGACGATTCATACAGCGTATCCTATATCATAGTAGGCGATGCAGACAGCAGAGATGTTAACGAGCCATCATACAAGATACTCGCTACAGCTTGTCCTTATGAGATCGTAAACAGCTACAGAGAAGTGTTCAAGCTCCTCAGCATCTCACTCAGATCAGTAATGATCGGATGTAACTGTATCACAAAGGTTCTTCTTGCTGATACAAAGATCAAGTCAAAGATGCCTCTCCTTGCTGTACAGATCGACAACAACTTCATCTCACTCAACCTCTATGAGCAGGGACAGCTTTCATTCTCACGTTTCGCTTCCATCGATGCTGCCGACTACGGCTACTCCGATGACTACGTATTTGAAGCAGTTAACGAGAACATCTTCCGTATGCTTCAGTTCCACAGAAGCCGTAACACAGGTGAGTCCATTGAGAACGTTATCTTCTACGGAGATACCCATGAGTATGTAAGACTTACAGATGAGCTTGAAAAACTCGACCTCAAGACAAGTCTTATCAACGTTCCTCCACAGATACACGGACATGAAAATCTTGAGTTCTCTCTTTATGCTAACGCTATCGGCGCTATGTTCAAGAGAAACAGAGAGATCGAAAAGATCAACCTCCTTGACACAGACTTCAGTACTGCTGTTAAGAACCGCGTAGGCGGCAAGAACAACGACAGCATGGGAAGCATTATACTTCTTGCTTCGCTTCTCGTTGCAGGTCTTGTAGTAGGCGGTACATGGGGCGTTCTGAAGCTCAAGGGCAACAGCATCAACAAGGATATCAGGGAGTGCAATGAGTTCATCGAAAGCCCTGATACACAGAAGAAGCTCGAGCATCAGGCAAGACTTCTCGGCGTAGAGGATACAGTTAAGGCTTATGCCACCAAGATGACCAATGCAAGTGATGCATATAAGTCGATGCCTCAGATAGAGGGTAAGGCTTATGATGAGATCGAGAAGATCCTTAAAAAGACTCTTGAAGATGCAAAGGTAGAGTTTAAGGAAGATAATGACAAGATCGTTCAGCCACAGTACAGCGACGGTATAATAAGCTTTAACGTAAGCTGTGACGGAGTCAAGGATGATTATGCACAGAAAGTGCCTGCTGATTTTGTAAAGAACCTTCTTGAGAGCGACCTCTTTGAAGCAGCCGGATACAAGGGATACAGTGCCGCTGTTGTTAAGGAAGAGGGCAAGGAAGACAGAGTATCGATAGCATTCCAGTCAAGCGTAAGACTTGTCGGTGCTAACGACATAACTGCTAATTCTGGAAATAGTTCAGAGGAGGAGAAGTAA
- a CDS encoding type II secretion system F family protein — MKSFSYVAQDAKSRQVKGIINAENEQEFLQRAKEKGLYVKDYKESDSDDSKSIYKFKTPELAFCCRQLAAMLTSGLTLVKAIDILTKEQENEKARAIWQDIYENVQKGESFSSTLEMHSGSFPDFLISMVGAGESSGSLDVIMNRMSDHYAKENKLKNTIRGAMIYPIILLVLCVVIVIFLFTVIMPTFIDMFDSKEDMPALTRVMAGISDFLTKKWYILVVLLIAIVLGLKFALKNPEIRVKFDRMLIKGPGFGPLITKIYTGRFARTLSSLYSSGLPMVECLERASSILGNAYVDQKFVDVIDEVKQGETLSSAITRTEIFEPMFCSVIYVGEESGALDTILEKTSDYYEDESDSAVQRLVSTIEPILLIFMGVIIGLVVCGIYPALYGAMENLENG, encoded by the coding sequence ATGAAGAGTTTTTCCTACGTTGCTCAGGACGCGAAAAGCAGACAGGTCAAGGGAATCATAAATGCGGAGAATGAGCAGGAATTCTTGCAGAGAGCCAAGGAAAAGGGCTTGTATGTCAAGGATTACAAGGAGAGCGATTCAGACGACTCAAAATCAATTTACAAGTTTAAAACCCCCGAGCTTGCATTCTGCTGCAGACAGCTTGCAGCGATGCTCACATCAGGTCTTACACTTGTAAAAGCCATTGATATCCTGACAAAAGAACAGGAAAACGAAAAGGCAAGAGCAATATGGCAGGACATTTACGAGAACGTACAGAAGGGTGAATCCTTCTCGTCAACTCTGGAAATGCACTCAGGTTCTTTCCCAGACTTCCTCATCTCAATGGTCGGCGCGGGCGAGAGCTCAGGTTCTCTGGATGTTATTATGAACCGAATGTCTGACCACTACGCTAAGGAAAACAAGCTGAAGAATACTATCAGAGGCGCTATGATCTATCCTATCATACTTCTGGTGCTCTGCGTAGTTATCGTAATCTTCCTCTTCACGGTCATCATGCCTACTTTCATCGACATGTTCGACAGCAAGGAAGACATGCCTGCTCTGACGAGAGTTATGGCGGGAATCAGTGACTTCCTGACTAAGAAGTGGTACATTCTTGTTGTTCTTCTTATTGCAATAGTACTTGGTCTTAAATTTGCACTCAAGAATCCCGAGATCCGTGTCAAATTTGACCGAATGCTTATCAAAGGTCCCGGCTTCGGCCCACTTATCACAAAAATCTACACAGGACGTTTCGCAAGAACTCTTTCCTCACTTTACTCAAGCGGTCTTCCGATGGTTGAATGCCTTGAAAGAGCTTCATCTATCCTTGGTAATGCTTATGTCGATCAGAAGTTCGTTGACGTTATCGACGAGGTAAAACAGGGCGAGACTCTTTCATCTGCAATCACACGTACAGAGATATTCGAGCCGATGTTCTGCTCGGTAATCTATGTCGGCGAGGAGTCAGGTGCACTTGACACGATCCTTGAGAAAACATCTGATTATTATGAAGATGAATCAGATTCAGCCGTTCAGCGACTTGTAAGTACGATCGAGCCTATACTTCTTATATTCATGGGCGTAATCATCGGACTTGTCGTATGTGGAATCTATCCTGCACTCTACGGTGCTATGGAAAACTTGGAAAACGGTTAA